The window AATTGTATGTTTCTCGTATATAACCCTAAAATGAATTTTTTGTTTGACCCGTTCCCGTTAGTTCGGAGGATTGCTGATTGCATCCACACCCTAGCCAAAACCGCACTTTCATCGTCCGACCACGCCACTTTTTTGCATCTCACTTTTTTCTCTTTTCCTCTCGTGTGACTTTCAACTTTGTCTTCAAATTCTTCGCGTTGAGTTTCTTGAACGGCTTATACTTCTTCATTATAGGATTCGGTATCCGGTGGAATTTGTGTAGGAAGTCGAGTATGTGTTTGTTGATTTGTTGGTTGGAATGTTGGTTAGGGAATTGTTGGCGAAGATATTGTTGTTGTGGATGAACGAATTGTTGATAAGGTTGATTAGCTAATGGCTGATAAAGAGGATAATTGATGTATTGTTGAGGAGGATGAAAATTAGGTGATTGTGATGTGTATGAGGCAAACCTCATGTCTTGATTCGGGTTTGAAGATGACCCGGAAGGTGACTTGTACATTTGGGATTCAAGTAGTGATTGAATAAAGTCATTATTTTGTTGTGTATCAATTTGATCGTTTAATTTGTTTTGATTTTTTATGGATGAAGATTTTTAGGCATTTTTAAATAAAATGTATGAGGAGTGTTGAAAGTGTTTAAAACGTTGAAAGAATTAAGAGTGTTGAAAGTGTTCTGATTTTATTTTGGTTTGAAAGTGTTAAATATATAGAGTAAAAGTGAGAtagaaaaaagaagaaaaaagagCCGTTTGGACCAAACGGTCATATTTGTGTTGAATGGGTGTGTACAAATTAAAAAACCGGCGCCCTGCAAAATGCTTGTGGAAGATATAAGCGAGGACGAAATAGGTTCAGGTAATCGAGGGCGGCCCAGGGCGTGGAGATTGCCATGGACACCCTCTGAATCTTAGTCGATGGCGGCTTGTAGGGCGGGCCGTTGGGAATGGTCTTATAAAGAGTTCGTTGTGTAAATAATTGAATAATATATGACAGTTATTATTTACTTTTGATTAACAGTTATTTTTTCACGACATGTCTTAAATTTGTTGTTAGAAAAATTATATACTCCGTATTTTATATATAATCAATTACATTTTTCAAACCATATATCATTGTTGGATAATGATAGTTGTGTGATAGTAGACATATAGTATAAACTAGTTTCAAACCCTAGCTTCGCGTCGGGTTcggtttcaatgtattttattgcgtttagtttgtaaaattatatcgtggctaacgatgatgtcgttgaagcgcaacttgagtcgaactaaaatgtataacccacaaaagatttaaatgttattttaaattaacaatatatgtgcatctccgcgtttcgctatgaaattttcgacctttaaaaatttaacgcaaaataaacatgtataaaaagtacttcaaatatttagcgtttttaaaaagcgtccgttttgcgtatagttattgacattgtgttcctaaaattattttcagtttaacgatggtgtcggaaaaatttagctcgttgcgagcgagaagatatgacccgttgaatatttgggtggagtttatttaagatttttttataaaaatgtttattTGACAGTTTACCCCCTATTTGGGGGTCGTtttgaatttttgaaaaaagtgtaggggctttgttggtgtaatgaaatttatttaaaattaaaaaaaaaagttgaaatgacaaaaatacctttgattattatttatcatttttgtCTATTACTCCGTAGATAATATAGTAAAGTAAAGTAATGTGATAGTCATGAATATAATTCTTGTCCAATATATAATatgaatattatttaatatataactataaattatgcgatttatatttatattctatcAGTATCAGTAAATATATATGATAACGAGTTAATTTTAGCCTTTCAATTTTTTATTAGTTGACACAAATATTCGGTATTTGAACGTACAACAGGTGCGACGCTATGTAGCTGTATTTCTGATTACATGTGATTGGATGCAGTATCTTCCCATGCATGATTCCTTTGACGCTACTCTCTCGCTATTAACCCAATGGTGGTCccacaaaattattattttgttttttactatccaaatttaaatttaatttaattaaattatttacATGACCCAAAGCCTTTATATCAGATTTTATATCAAAAAGTTTGAAGATCAAAAATACAAGCTGTTAATAGAAAACAATACAACTTTTTAATCAATATACAAAACTACCAAACTACTTTTTTTATAGATATAACagattcttttacttaaccataattaaatatttattttaatatcctattttatatataattttatttgatttGATGAATGGTTCTAAAATTCGATGAAGAATATTTTAATAACACAATTTATTCGGGTACACAATTCGAAATACCAAACGTTGCTATCAGCCTATCAACATAACCCTTATATATTCTTTTAAAAATccacgtaataataataattataaaaaaaaatgtcgAACTTTCAAAATTTTGAATTCAAACCCAATTCTTCATCTCACAACGCAGAACCACATGTCAATTAAAAGTTGCACATCAACATTCAACTAAATATAGTATTCGTAATATAGTAATTTACCTTGCATTCCAAGTTTGATTGCAATTGCAATTCGGATTTTAATTCTGACTTGGTACTCGAAACTGAAGAATCTAAGTCCAAATTGAACATGATTGACCTCTCTTTAATTGAAGGAGTCGAAACCGGGCTTAGACTACTTTCGCTTAACGTACTTTGGATCCCGACATCTCGTTTCATCGTTGTCATCAAGCTTCCTTCGATCTTATTCTCTTTAGCTTCATTTTCATCTGTTTGCCATATTTTAGAAGATTTAATAATTGAGCAATGCAAACATAAATAGTAGGACATAAAAGGGTGATTTATAACCTTCAATTTGATGAATCAAGTTGGCAAGTTTGTGTGGTTGAATTCTAGAAGAATGACGGATTAAAGGGGCTGACATTGTCATTCGATTCGTTATGTTACGAAAAGATCGACCTTTCATTAGTGTTTTTGATGATAAACACTCCAAAGGAACTTCACCCGAAAGCGGATTGCATATATATCTTTCGGCTtcattccattttgagtttaatgcAAACCCTTCTGGTGACATATACTCCCATGTGTTTATTGACCTCATTTGCAATGCTGCAATTTTGTCAAAGATAATAATTAGTCCAATGATCCATAAAGTAAATTAAAATCCATTACGCATAGAATTAGCTTAAGTTCTTTACCTTTGAGCGCGTTGGTGAAAGAGTATGTAGATGGGTCGATTTCCTCTGGATAACAGACTTGTTAATAAGTAAACATGTTATAACCTGACTATAAttggtaatatattatatgattatataACCTGTTACAGTCAGGCCGGTGTGATTTATTGACAAGCGATTACAATTTGTATTGTAACCGCTTGCTTATTGAGTAGTGTAAATATGTGTAGAGATATACCTTTGAGAGGGTAACCAGGGGAGGATGCGGTGCTAGAAATGGTGAAGTTAGAGCGGAACGACTTGCAAGCATCCTCTCTAAAGCTCGTAATGTAAGAAGATGAAAAACGTCTAGAGATTGTGTTATCGTGACTAATCATTCGGGCTTTGACACCCCATTCTTTGAGATCTTGATCTTCTTTCATTTGAGATTTCAAAGAAGATTTTGTTTCCATTGAAATGGGAGAAGAGAAGGTAGCAATAATGGAAGGTTTTATGTTGCCACAAATGGCATGAGGCTTCTTATTATAAGAGTGCACCAAGTGACGTCAATTTTGAATGTTGGTCGGATTGGGATCACATGCTCGATCATAAATATCACTAATTTTCACCAAATATtttatactccgtattattattattattattattattattattattattattattattattattattattattattattattattattattattattattattaattatatgtatatgtatatgtattataatatatattactaGTTTTACGAGCCCGTGCAAAACAATTGAATAAAACATTAAAAATTAGCTAAAATGTGGTAAAATTAATATTCACAAATTTTATTGACCCGTCGGAtgtttttataatttatttataatagtttatatgttattattatactttattTAAAAATCAAAAGAAAAATAATATGTGACACATGACATAGAAATAGAAAATAGAGACAGATTAATATGGTGGTGATTTGTAGTAGTATGCACAAGATACCACCCGATGCCTTTTTTTaacttatttatattatattattttatcattatactTAATTTTAAGAAAATGAGAAGAAAATTTTTACAACGTACCTGACCGTACTTAAGCATGCATATTATGTCAGTGAAGACTTGATGTGAAGCCTTGGAGCTTACGTTAGAAGAGCAAAAGGGGGCTAGGGTGAGCTGAGGGGGGACAGCGTAAGTGAGCGAATGTGTGTAAGCCCAGTCAAACATAACTGTTCTAGGCGGGGTGGGCCGCTCACCTTCGAATGGTGTTGGTCCTACGGACTGTGAACGGATACGCCTCTGGCCTCTGGGCACGTCGGAACCGCATGAGTTCACCGGGGTGGAGCACGGTCCGCCAAAATCGGCATAGGTTAGGTGCTATTGATGGAACATGGTAAGCCTATCTTTCTCCATATGGAAGTGCTGCGGGCACATAGAGatgtatattttattattatacgttatttaattttatattttatattttatacgtTATTATTACTCAATACCGTATATTCGTTGGATTGGGTATTATTGttgtttatatgttattattactGACTTTATTAATATTCACGATGATCCAAAAGTTATAGGGAAATGAAACAGCAAAAATAATTtattaagaatctatgtattatgaAATCAATTATATCAGTAAGAGTTAAAATTTTAAACATCAATATGGAATTAAGGTGATGCATACGCATTAAAACTACACTAAGAGAATATACATTACTATTTGAAGGCACATTTACATATATCGATCTTTATTTCTCTTTTTAGGCACATTCACATATATCTACAATGTACTAACACGACAGATGGAATAGATGTGAATTTGTTTAATTATGAAGTATAAAATTACtcaaggttttaccttctatgaggaAGCTAATGtgatcgttcataggagggtttctcgtttactaaaaaaataataaataaatatggcAATATAATTAACGTGATCAATGCCTACATGTCAACATAATTAAATGTAATTAAGTAAATTAATTGAGAAGTTGACATGGAAAGCACATCCTttataattatgtgtatatatagaCAGATAGCATTATAGcattatactagtgaaatgacccgcgaAACTACGGATTTGTATAAATTaaacaatttaatgatatgttttaggtatcttAAATTCTATTAAATTACTAAACTTATGATGTAAGAATTAGGCTAATCTACCCTTGATTATAATAATCCTGACACGTGGAATAATCCTACAGGAGACCATGACATCAGCATCACAAACGATTTTTACAATTTACAATTATaaatatttaaacaaaacaaaTAGTAAATGAAAAATTAGTGCTAAACAATAAATAATTCCCTATTAAGTAGGCGGAGTCAGTGGTATATATTTATGATCCATGACGTACTCTTATTTCATATGTAAAGTGTCAATATTATCCTATCAAGAAACAAGATAAAAAATTCATATCGCAGGTATGAAAAGTGCTAAAAAAAATTGCCGATATATTTGTATTGGAACAACAATCTTATTCACTTTTATATGTTATTTGATCATGCAATTAATCAATTTTTGAATGAAACAGGTATTATGATGCAACACAATATGGAAACAATGGTAGTAGTCAAACGAATTGGATCTCCAACTTTCTTCATAACTGTTAAATGCAACCCAA of the Rutidosis leptorrhynchoides isolate AG116_Rl617_1_P2 chromosome 5, CSIRO_AGI_Rlap_v1, whole genome shotgun sequence genome contains:
- the LOC139848677 gene encoding uncharacterized protein, with the protein product METKSSLKSQMKEDQDLKEWGVKARMISHDNTISRRFSSSYITSFREDACKSFRSNFTISSTASSPGYPLKEEIDPSTYSFTNALKALQMRSINTWEYMSPEGFALNSKWNEAERYICNPLSGEVPLECLSSKTLMKGRSFRNITNRMTMSAPLIRHSSRIQPHKLANLIHQIEDENEAKENKIEGSLMTTMKRDVGIQSTLSESSLSPVSTPSIKERSIMFNLDLDSSVSSTKSELKSELQLQSNLECKEEDVGEKEETKEDDEDEIIKRDGCMCHKKRGCLSFKNLWPRKKKTQPINQLT